The Microbacterium trichothecenolyticum sequence GCGTCACCGCGTCTCGCGCAGCGGCTGGGGCGCCGCCCGTCGGTCGCGGAGCTGACCGCCGATCTCGGCTCCCGCGACGAGCTGGTGCGCGAGGCCATCGACAGTCGGCATTCGCTGCGGCCGGCATCTCTCGATGTGAGCGTGGGAGTCGAGGGCGAGTCGACCCTGGCCGACGTGCTCTCCGACGGGGGCAGCGAGCTCGAACGCGTCGAGCTGTCGGCGGTGCTGTGGGCGGCGCAACGCGCCCTCACCCCGCGGGAGCGACGCGTGGTGCACCTGCGGTTCTTCGAGGACCGCACACAGCAGGACATCGCCGACGAGCTCGGCGTCACCCAGATGCAGGTCTCGCGCATTCTGACGAAGTCTCTCGGCATCCTTCGCGAGAGCATCGTCCAC is a genomic window containing:
- a CDS encoding sigma-70 family RNA polymerase sigma factor — translated: MIRSASSQELAQRLTLDNLALARSVARRFFSRATARDDDLVQVAYIGLWNAARRFDPERGASFAAFAVPTISGEIKRHLRDHGWFVRPPRTVQDLRSRIGEASPRLAQRLGRRPSVAELTADLGSRDELVREAIDSRHSLRPASLDVSVGVEGESTLADVLSDGGSELERVELSAVLWAAQRALTPRERRVVHLRFFEDRTQQDIADELGVTQMQVSRILTKSLGILRESIVHGSRPLPAAS